Below is a genomic region from Xylophilus sp. GW821-FHT01B05.
ACTCCGCGCCGGCCAGCAGCTTGTGCGTGGTGCTGCCCCAGGCCAGGTCGTGGCTGACCTCGCTCTGGTTGAACCAGCCGTGCTCATAGCGCTGCACCGCGCCGCGCGACAGCAGCGCCATGGGCACGGCGCCGCTGTCGTTGATGGAGCCGATGCGGGTGTGGCGGCGGTCCAGCGAGTACTCGTAGTAGCGCAGCGTGTCGGTAAACGAGGTGCTGTCGGACAGGCGCAGCTTGTACTGCGCGGTGCTGCTCTCGATGGTGGAGATGGTGTGGTCCAGGCCGTAGGCATTGGCCGCGCCGTAGTAGGTGCTGTTCGGCACATTGGCCGGCCGGCCGGTGGAGGCCAGGCCCGGCACGCCAAAGTCGATGCCGCGCTCCTGGTGCTGGTAGTTGTATTGCAGCAGCAGGCTCTGGTTGCCGTCCTTCCACAGCAGGCTGGGCGACACGGCCTGGCTGCGCAGATAGCCGTTGGTGCGGAAGCTGCCCGAATCCTCTACCGCCGCATCGAGCCGCACCGCCACCGTGTCCGACACGGCGCGGTTCAGGCCCAGATCCGTGCGCTTCAGGCCATAGCTGCCCAGCGTCACGCCGGCGTCACCGCTGTTGGTGAAGCTGGGCTTCTTGGTGATCAGGTTGATCAGCCCGCCCGAAGAGCCGCGCCCGTAGAGCGCTGCGGCCGGGCCCTTGACCACTTCCACGCGCTCGATGTTGTAGAGGTCGCGGAAGTACTGCGCGTCGTCGCGCACGCCGTCCAGGTAGATGTCATAGAGCGCGGTGAAGCCACGGATCACGATGGCATCGCGCTGGCCGTCGCCGGTGGCCAGGCCAACCGAGGGGATGGTCTTCATCACGTCCTGGACGCTGCGCGCGCCCTGGTCGCGCATGACCTCTTGCGTGACGATGTTGACCGTCTGCGGGATGTCGCGCAGCGGCGCATCGACCTTGGCCGCCGTGGCGGTGGCGGCCGGCGCGTAGTGGGCGCCATGCTCCTGGCCGGCGGTGACATCCACCTGCGGCAGGGTCTGCGCCTGTACGGCAGCGCCGGTCAGCGCCAGGAAAGCGGCCTGCGCGATGGCGCGCCGCGGGGGAAGAAAGCGGGATTGCATGGTGTTGCTGCCTTGCCTGGAGTACGTTGGAATAGTGGCCACATGAACGCGAATCGTTCTTGCTTGCTTTTGGCTTGGCGAGCCTATTCCTGCGAAGCTGACTTGAAGCCAGCGGTCGCGCAAATACAACACTGGTCGCAACGACTGTCGATCGCTTCTATTTTTATAGCTATATGCCCATGACCAGCCTTGGCAAAAGGCATATTTCCCTGATATTTCGTAACTACTCAGCCCCCACACCGCTCGGGCTGAGCTTGTCGAAGCCCTGCCACGCATCACCAAGCCCAACGACCGGCTCAGGGCGAACGGGGGTGAGTAGTTACGATATTTCGCCGCAGGTGCTGCGGCTTCAGAAGCGGTCGATGGGAATCTTCAGGTAGGCCGTGCCATTGCCCTCCGCCGGCGGCAGGCGGCCGGCGCGCATGTTGACCTGTACCGAGGGCAGCATCAGCGCCGGCAGCGCGAGCGTGGCGTCGCGCGCCTGCCGGCGGGCGACGAAGTCGGTCTCTGCGATGCCCTCACGCACGTGGATGTTGTGCGCGCGCTGCGCCGCCACCGTGCTGCGGCAGCTGGCCTCGCGCCCCGCGGGCGGGTAGTCGTGGCACAGGTAGAGCACAGTCTGCGGCGGCAGCGCCAGCAGGCGCCGGATCGAGCGGTACAGCACGTGCGCGTCGCCGCCGGGGAAGTCGCAGCGCGCCGTGCCCAGGTCGGGCATGAACAGGGTGTCGCCGACGAACACCGCGTCCGGCCCGCCGGCCGGGTCGGTGATGCGGTAGGCCACGTCGGCCGGCGTGTGGCCCGGCACATGCAGCGCACAGGCCTGCAGTCGGCCGATGGCAAAGGCCTCGCCATCGGCGAACAAGTGGTTGAACTGGGAGCCGTCCACGGCCATTTCGCCGGCATTGAAGATGCCGTGGAACTCGCGCTGCACCTGGGTGATGCCCGCGCCTATCGCCAGCGCGCCGCCCAGGCGCCGCTGCAGCCAGGGTGCGCCAGACAAGTGGTCGGCGTGCGCATGCGTCTCCAGCAGCCAGGCCAGCTGCAAATCATGGGCTTCGATGTGCGCGGCCACGGCCTGCGCCGGCTGCGGGTCGGTACGCCCGGCCTTCTGGTCGAAGCCCATCACCGGATCGATCACCGCGCAGGTGCCGGCGCCATCGTCCACCACATAGGAGAAGGTGGAGGTGGCTGGATCGAAGAACGCTTGGATGGACAGGCTCATGGGAGGCTCCGCACAGAAGAAGTGCCATTTTATATAATGAAAGTTATTTCATTGAATAAAACTGCACCATGCATTCGTCCAGCCCCGCATCGCACGATCTGCCCGAATCCCGGCTGGTGGCCCATGTGCTGGCGCAGGCCGCGCGGCCGCCATCCATGGCCACGCGCGAGCGGCTGGCGCAGGCGCTGCTGGACTGGTTCACCGCCGGCTGGTCGGCGCTTGATATGCCGGCCGCAGCCAGCTTGCACGGCCTGACGCAGGAGCTGTTTCCCGGCGCCGGCAACGCGGCCGTGTTCGGCGGCGCCAGCGCCACGCCGTTGGCCGCGGGCTTTGCCAACGCCGGTATCGCCCACCTGCGCGAAATCGACGACGCGCACCGCGCCGCCATGCTGCACCCAGGCGTGGTGGCGGTGTCGCCGGTGCTGGCCCTGGCGCCGGCGCTGGGCCTGACGCAGCAGCGCGTGGCGCAGGCCGTCGTTGCCGGCTATGAGGTGGCGCTGCGCCTGGGCGAGGCGCTGGGGGCGCGCCATGCGGGGCTGTTCCATGCCACGGCTACGGCCGGCGCCGTGGGCGCGGCTGCCGCCAGCGGCGTGGCGCTGGGCCTGGATGCCACGCGGCTGCACCATGCGCTGGGCATTGCCGCAACCCAGGCCGCCGGCCTGTGGCAACTGGTGGACGACGACGCGCACGAGGCCAAGTCGCTGCACCCCGCGTTCGCGGTGCGCAATGGCATGACGGCCGCCTATGCCGCGCGCGCCGGCCTGCCCGGCGCACGCGCCTTCATGACCGGCCGGCGCGGCCTGTACGCGGCGCTGGCCGGTGACGGCCCGCTGGCCGCCATCGACGGCGGGCTGCAGGCGCCCGAGCGCCTGCACACCGCCACCATCAAGGCCTGGCCCGCCTGCGCCATGCTGTTCACGCCGCTGGACGCCACGCGCGCGCTGATGGACGAACACCACATCACCGGCGCCGACGTGCAATCCATGGAGATAGAGATCTTCCCGCACGCGCTCAAGATCGCCGGCGTGCAGTGGCCCGCCAGGCCGGCCGAGGCCAGCTTCTGCCTGCGCTACGTGCTGGCGGTGCTGCTGGAAAAAGGCACGCTGGGCATTGCCGACACGGAAGCACCGGACATCAACAGCCCCAGGCTGCACGCGCTGGCCGCGCGCATGACGGTGCAGCCGCGCGAGGCCTTCCAGCAAGCCTTCCCGCAGCGCCGGCCCAGCCGCGTGACCGTCACGCTGCACGACGGCCGCCAGCTCAGCGCCTACCGCGAGCTGCGCCGCGGCGACCCGGAAGACCCCTTCACCTGGCCCGCGCTGCAGGCACGCCTGCGTGCCTTTGCGCCGCAAGTGGATGCAGCCACGGCACACGCCCTGGCCGCCTGGTGCGAAGGCTTTGCCGATCCGGCGCGGGATGGCGCGGCTTGCGCGCCAGGGCTGGCTCTTTTCGGCGCGCGCTAGCGCCAATCCTTGGGCGGCCGGCTGGCGAACCCGCGCTGCGCCAGTTCATGGCGCACTACTTCCACCGCCTTGCGCTGGGCCGCAGCGCTCTGGCGCGGCGCCAGGCCTATCACCACCAGCGCGCCCTGGAAGCTGCCGTCGCTGTCGAACACCGGCAGCGCCACGGAGGCGATCTGCGGCACGCGCTCCTCGCGCGTGATGGCAAAGCCGTCGCGCGCGATGGCGGCAGCCTGCGGCGTGCTGCCGCCGGTGAAGGCACGCAGCACATGCGAGGAAGAGCCCCCTGCCGCCAGCGCGATACGCGTGCCCACCTCGACGTGGTGGCGCACCTCGTTGGCGCTGTTCTCGCGGTACAGGCAGACCCGCTCATTGCCGTCGCGCACATAGAAGGCCACCGTCTCACCGGTCTGCCGCATCACCTCCTGCAGCGCCGGCTGCAGGCGCGAGCCCAGGTCGAAAGTGCGGCGATACAGCATGCCCATGTGCAGCAGCGCCGGGCCGGGCGCGTAAGCGCCGTTGTCGAAGCGGTGCACCAGCCGCGCGCGCACCAGCACGCCCAGCAGGCGCAGCAGGGTGGCCTTGTCCAGGCCGGTGAGTTCGGCCAGCTCGCGCAGCTGCAGCCGCAGGCGCTCTTCGGTGAAGCACTCCAGGATGGTGATGCCGCGCTCCAGCACGCCGGAGGGCGGCTGCGGTGCGTCGGCAGCGGCCTGCGCCGGGGCGGTTTTTTTGGGTTTCTGAGTCATCGTGAACAGACGCAAACCCGCGGCGCGGGACCGGGCAGGCCCCGTTGACACTGGTTTTGCAGCGGGCTATAGTTTTGATTAACGAAATGTATTTCATTCATTGAAATACCACAAGCACCAGGATGGCTGGCCGCAGCGTACCCCAGGGCGGATGTCCCTCACGGGCCGCAGCGGGCCCGCACATCCTGACGGAGACACAGCATGATTCTTTCCCGCCACCACAGCGGCACGGCCGCATGAGCGCAGACAAGCTGCTCGACACACTGGCCGCCTGCGTCGGCCGCGCGCATGTGCTGACCGACGCCGCCGACATGGCCCGCTACGAGACCGAATGGCGCCGCAGCTATCCCGGCGCGGCGCGCGCCGTGGTGCGCCCGGCGAGTACGCAAGAGGTGTCGCGCGTGGTGGCGGCCTGCGCCGCGGCCGGCGTGCCGGTGGTACCGCAGGGCGGCAACACCGGCCTGGTGGGCGGCTCCACGCCCGACGATTCGCGGACCGAGGTGGTGCTGAGCCTGGACCGTATGCGCGCGGTGCGCCGCACCGACGCGCTGGACAACACCCTGACGGTCGAGGCCGGTTGCACCGTGCTGGCGGCGCAGCAGGCGGCCGAGGCCACGGGCCGGCTGTTTCCGCTGTCGCTCGCGTCCGAGGGCAGCGCCACCATCGGCGGCGTGGTGTCCACCAATGCCGGCGGCGAGCAAGTGCTGCGCTACGGCAATACCCGCGAACTGGTGCTGGGCCTGGAGGTGGTGCTGGCCGACGGCCGCGTGCTGGACCTGCTGGGCGCGCTGCGCAAGGACAACACCGGCTATGACCTGAAGCAGCTGTTCATCGGCGGCGAGGGCACGCTGGGCATCGTGACCGCGGTCACGCTCAAGCTCTTCTCGCATCCTCGCAAGGTGCTGACGGCCTGGGTGGCGCTGCGCGATCCGCAGGCCGCGGTGGAGCTGCTGTCACGGCTGACCGATGCCGTGGGCGAGCGCATCCCGGCGTTCGAGCTGATCGGCAGCGGGCCGCTCGCGCTGGTGCTCCAGCACGGCACGGCCGGCATGCGCGCGCCGCAGGGGAAAGTGCATCCATGGTCGGTGCTGTTCGACGTGTCGGAGGTCTCCTCCCACATGGACCCGCAGCCGGCCGTGGAAGAGGTGCTGGCCGCCGCCATGGAAGATGGCCTGGTGCAGGACGCCGCGCTGGCCGCCTCCGACAGCCAGGCCCATGCCTTCTGGGCGCTGCGCGAGCACGTGCCCGAGGCACAGCGGCTGGAGGGCCCGTCGATCAAGCACGACATCTCGGTCGCCATCTCGCGCATCCCTGATTTCATTGCCCAGGCCGGTGCGGCGCTGGAGCAACTGATGCCCGGCATCCGCATCGTCTGCTTCGGCCATGTGGGCGACGGCAACCTGCACTACAACCAGAGCAAGCCCGCCGGCATGGCGGATGCCGACTTCCGCGCGCAGGAAGAGGCGGTGCACAACATCGTGCATGCCACGGCCGCGCGGCTGCACGGATCGATCTCCGCCGAGCACGGCATAGGCCGGCAGAAGCAGGCCGCCTTTCTTCACTACAAGAGCCCGGTCGCGCTCGACGCCATGGCGCGCATCAAGCGCGCGCTCGACCCGGCCAACACCTTCAACCCGGGCCGCGTGCTGCCACGCGCGCTCGTCGCCCCGCAAGCCTCCCTCTAGACCACCAGGACTCCCATGCCCGTTTCCGTCTTCGACATGCAATCGCTCCAGCACCTCTGGGGCACCGATGAACTGCGCGCCATCTTCTCGGAAGAGAACCGCATCCAGAAGTGGCTCGACTTCGAGGCCGCCCTGGCCGCCGCCCAGGCCGAGCTGGGCATCATCCCGGCCGCAGCCGCCAGGCAGATCGCCGAGAAGGCCCAGGTCGCCAACATCGACATCGCCGCCATGTCGGCCGAGATCCGCCGCATCAAGCATTCGCTGGTGCCCGCGCTCAAGCAGCTGCAGGCCGCCTGCTCCAAGGAGAACGGCGAGTGGGTGCACTACGGCGCCACCACGCAGGACGTGGTGGACACCGGCGTGGCGCTGCAGCTGAAGGAATTCCATGCGGTCGTGCTGCGCGACATGCAGGCCGTGGGCCGGGAGCTGGCGCGCCTGGCCGTGGCGCACCGCGACACGCCCATGGCCGGCCGCACGCACGGCGTGCAGGCATTGCCGATCACCTTCGGCCACAAGTGCGCGCTGTGGCTGGACGAGCTGGGCCGCCACCACGAGCGCCTGCTGCAGGCCGCGCCGCGGGTGCTGGTCGGCATGCTGGCCGGCGCCGTCGGCAGCCAGGCTTCGCTGGGCCCGAAGGCCGAGCAGCTGGAGCGCCTGATGCTGGACAAGCTGGGCCTGGGCACGCCCGCCATCAGTTGGGCGCCGGCGCGCGACCGCTTCACCGAATACACCCTGCTGCTGGCCATGATCGGCGCCACGCTGTCGAAGATCGGCAACGAGCTCTTCAACATGCAGCGCAACGAGTTCGGCGAGGTCGAGGAAGGCTTCTCCGAAGGCAAGCTGGGCTCGTCCACCATGCCGCACAAGCGCAACCCGACCTCGGCCGAGAACCTGGCCGGCCTGTCGCGCCCGCTGCGCTACAACGCCGCGATGATGGTCGAGGGCATGGTGCAAGAGAGCGAGCGCGACGGCATCGCCTGGAAGATGGAATGGAAGGCGCTGCCCGAGTGCTGCCTGATCGCCGGCGCCATGCTGTTCCAGGCCAGAAACCTGCTGGCCGGCCTGAAGGTCAATGCCGACGTGATGGCCGCCAACCTCGACAAGATGCGCGGCTACCTGCTGTCCGAGCGCGTGATGCTGGAGCTCTCCGAGCGCGTGGGCAAGCAGACCGCGCACGAGTGGATCTACGAAGCCTCCATGCACGGCATCACCGGCAAGCTGAGCTTTGCCGACGCCATGCGCCAGCACGAAGGCCTGGGCAAGCTGCTGAGCGACGACGAGATCCGCGATCTGACCGACCCCAGCGCCTACCTGGGCCAGTGCGGCGCCTCGGTGGATCGCGTGGTGGCACAGCAAAGCTGGGCCAGATAGGCCGCCGGCCTGTGTAGCGCGCCTTGCGGCGCATAAGAAAAGAGATGGAGACAAGAGCATGAGAAGCCCCACCCGCCGGCGCCTGGGCGCCCTCGCGCTGGCCGGCGCAAGCCTGCTGGCCCTTGCCGCCACGCCCGCGCGGGCGGCCTATCCCGACCAGCCGGTGAAGCTGGTGGTGGGCTTCCCCCCGGGCGGCGGCGGCGACCTGTACGGACGCCTGATCGCCAATGCCATGGGCAAGGCGCTCGGACAGACGGTGCTGGTGGACAACCGCGCCGGCGCCGGCGGCAACATCGCCGCCGACATCGTCGCCAAGGCGCGGCCCGACGGCTACACCGTTCTGCTGGCCATGAGCGGCAACCTGGCGCTCTCCCCCGCCATCAAGCCCCAGAGCCTTCCGTACAAGGCCCCTGACGATTTCGCGCCGATCGGCCTGATCCTGGAGGCGCCGCACGGCCTGTTCGTGGCCCACAACTCGCGCTTCAAGACCGCGCGCGAGCTGCTGGATGCAGCGCGCACGCAAAAGCTCAGCTTCGGCTCGACCGGCACGGGGGGCTCGGCGCACATCGGCATGGAGATGGTCAAGCAGTCCGCCGGCATCGACATGCTGCACGTGCCCTACAAGGGCTCGGGCCCGGCCATCACCGACATGCTGGGCGGCCAGGTGGACAGCTTCTTCGCCACCGCCTCGCCGCTCGTCAGTCAAGTGCGCCAGGGCCAGCTGCGCCTGCTGGCCATCACCGGCGACACGCGCAATGCCGCCATCCCGGACGTGCCCACCTTCAAGGAGCTGGGCGTCAACGTACCCGTGGTGCAGTGGTATGGCCTGGTGGCGCCCGCGGGCACGCCGGAGCCCATCGTGCGCGCCCTCTCGGCCAGCCTCAGCAAGGCGCTGGCCATGCCCGAGGTACGCGAGGCCATCCGCCGCGACGCCGCCACCGAGCGCGACCTGCCGATGGAGGGCTTTCGCCGCTTCATCCTGGACGACATCGAGCGCTACAAGCGCGCCATGACACCGGCGCTGCTCAAGGAAATTTCCCCCTAACGCACACCTCTGAGGAAACGCAAATGCTGCTGAATGACTGGGCCAGCGCCCTCTCCAACAACAAGCGCGCCGCCGGCGCACTGGTCGAGCACAACCCCAAGATGATCGAGGCCTTCCGCGCGCTCAACGCCGCGCAGGGCGCCACCGGCACGCTGGACGCCAAGACACGCGAACTGATCGCGCTGGCGGTGGCCGTCACCACCCGCTGCGACGGCTGCATCGCCGCGCACGCCGCCGCCGCGCGCAAGGCCGGCGTCACCGAGGCCGAGCTGAGCGAGGCCCTGGGCACAGCCATCGCGCTCAACGCCGGCGCCGCCTACATCTACTCCTTGCGCGCCATGGATGCGCTGGGCGACTTCAAGGAATGACAGCCGTGACCTACGACACCCTCATCTCCGTCGAGCAGCTTGCCTGCGAACTCTGCTGCGCCAAGCCGCCCGTGGTGCTCGACTGCAGCTTCGAGCTGACCAACCTGCAGGCCGGCCAGCAGGCCTACGACGCCGGCCACCTGCCCGGCGCCCGCTACGTGCACCTGGAGCACGTGCTGTCGGCCGCCAAGACCGGCAGCAACGGCCGCCACCCGCTGCCCACGCGCGAGGCCTTCGCAAAGTCCATGGCCGATCTGGGCCTGGACGACGACACCCAGGTCGTTGCCTACGACAACGCCGGCGGCATGTACGCCGCGCGCCTGTGGTGGATGCTGCGCTGGGCTGGCCACCGGGCCGCTGCCGTGCTCGACGGCGGCGTTGCCGCCTGGAAGGCCGCCGGCCAGGCGCTCGCCACCGATGCGCCCGCGGCGCGCTCGGCCGGTAATTTCAGCCTGCGCAGCCCGCTGGTCAAGACCGTGGACTACGCCGGCATCCAGGCCAACATCGCGAGCAAGGGCCAGCAGGTGCTGGACGCGCGCGCGCCCGACCGGTTCCGCGGCGAGAACGAGACCCTGGACCCGATCGGCGGCCACATCCCCGGCGCGCGCAACCGCCTGTTCAAGGACAACCTTGGCAGCGACGGCCGCTTCAAGCCCGCCGCCCAGCTGCGCCAGGAGTTCGACGCCATCACCGGCGGCCGGCCCGCTGCCGAGCTGATCAACCAGTGCGGCTCGGGCGTGACGGCCTGCCACAACCTGCTGGCCATGGAGGTCGCGGGCCTGAAGGGCGCGGCGCTGTACCCGGGCTCGTGGAGCGAATACAGCGCCCAGCCCGGCGCGCCCATCGCCACCGGCGCCCACTGAGCCTGCCCATGACCACGCTGCTGCTGGGCCTGCTGATCGGTGCCGCCCTGGGCCTGACCGGCGCCGGCGGCGGCGTGCTGGCGGTGCCGCTGCTGATGGCCGGCACCCATGCGCCGCTGGCCGTGGTGGCGCCCGTGGCGCTCACCGCGGTCGCCATGGCGGCGGGGCTGGGCGCCGTGCTGGCCTGGCGGGCGCAGCGGGTGCGCTACCGCGCGGCAGCCTTGATGGCGGCCGTGGGCATTGCCGCATCGCCCGCCGGCCTCTGGCTGGCGCAGCGGCTGCCGGCCGCACCGCTGGCGCTGGCCTTTGCGGCAGTGCTGGGCTGGGTCGCCTGGAGCATGTGGCGGCGCGGCGCGCAGCCCGGCAGCGGTGATGCCGGCGCCCGCATGCCCTGCCGGCTGGACACCAGCACCGGGCGCCTGTTCTGGACCCTGCCCTGCGCCCGCGCGCTGGCGGCCATGGGGGCGGCGGCGGGCGCGCTCTCGGGCCTGCTGGGCGTGGGCGGCGGCTTTGTCATCGTGCCGGGGCTGCACCGCTTCACCGACATGCCGATGGAGGCCGCCATCGGCACCTCGCTGGCCGTGGTGGCGCTGGTGTCGGCCTGGGGCGTGGCGGCCTCGGCCGCCATGGGCCACCTGGACGCGCCCCTGGCCTGGCGCTTCGCGCTGGGCGCGGCCGGCGGCATGCTGGCCGCGCGGCGCGTGGCGCCGCATGTGCCCGCCAGCCTGCTGCAGCGCGGCTTTGCCGTGCTGGCGGCGGGCATTGCGCTGTCCATGGCCTGGACCGCGCTGCATTCATAGACGAATAAAGATTCCATTCACAGGAGACATCCATGCGCACACGTGACCTTCTTCGCCGCACTGCCGCCCTCGTGGCCACGGCCAGCCTGCTGGGCCTGGCCGGCGTGGCCCACGCGGCCTATCCGGAGCAGCCGATCAAGCTGGTGGTCGGCTTCCCGCCCGGCGGCGGCGGCGACCTGTATGGCCGCACCATTGCCATGGCGCTCAGCAAGCACATCGGCCAGACCGTGATCGTGGACAACAAGGCCGGGGCGGGCGGCAACATCGCGGCCGAGGCCGTGGCACGGTCCAAGCCCGATGGCTACACGCTGATCCTCGCCATGAGCGGCAACTTCGGCAGCACGGTCCCACTGCGCCCCAACCTGCCCTACAAGGTGCCGGAGGACTTCGTGCCCATCGCGCAGTTGGTGGAGACACCCTTTGGCCTGATGGTCGGCAGCAACTCGAAAATCAAGACCGTGCAGGAATACGTGGAGGCGGCCAAGGGCGGCAAGCTCACCTATGCCTCCACCGGCACCGGCGGCGCGGCGCAGATCGTGATGGAGATGGTCAAGCAGCAGGCCGACCTCAACATCCTGCACATCCCCTACAAGGGTTCGGGCCCGGCGCTCAACGACCTGTTCGGTGGCCAGGTCGACAGCTTCTTCGCGCCCTACACGCCGCTCATGGGCCAGATCAATGGCGGCAAGGTGCGATTGCTGGCGGTGAGCAGCGCCAGGCGTGTGGCCGCGTTGCCGCAGGTGCCCACGCTCAAGGAGTCGGGCATCGACGTGGTCATGACCCAGTGGTACGGCCT
It encodes:
- a CDS encoding tripartite tricarboxylate transporter substrate binding protein, with the translated sequence MRTRDLLRRTAALVATASLLGLAGVAHAAYPEQPIKLVVGFPPGGGGDLYGRTIAMALSKHIGQTVIVDNKAGAGGNIAAEAVARSKPDGYTLILAMSGNFGSTVPLRPNLPYKVPEDFVPIAQLVETPFGLMVGSNSKIKTVQEYVEAAKGGKLTYASTGTGGAAQIVMEMVKQQADLNILHIPYKGSGPALNDLFGGQVDSFFAPYTPLMGQINGGKVRLLAVSSARRVAALPQVPTLKESGIDVVMTQWYGLAAPAGTPKDVVDTIAHAVKLAMQDPELLKVYRADGAQESTLTGNAFRDFIVKDIGNYKRAVERGGLKAE